Proteins encoded in a region of the Flavobacterium sp. PMTSA4 genome:
- a CDS encoding nucleotidyl transferase AbiEii/AbiGii toxin family protein: MHNKIINLALVAQVAHGLQELKDKMVFVGGAVISLYTDDAAAEEIRPTSDIDMTINLANYAEWAQMQERLAELEFYPDPEGHAICSYKYKGIAIDIMPAEDSSIGVSNKWYKPGFKYLQQTQLEDGTAINMLPSPYFLATKLEAFKDRGQNDFYGSHDYEDIIYLLDNRTTIVEEILAADEDVRQYIKDELTAIKNHPQADEILAMHIHPLIREERFKMLMVKIERITDSNNNNNLIDSEKNILSFSDEEVVSLKDAIKYFRAREGSFSGDDPLLKVLEKLNNKKLSLNVFTEDEIKLLLKVINENIEFIHKYEGYNVLSQEESIIRKQQILESLYQLRKKVIKP; the protein is encoded by the coding sequence ATGCACAATAAAATCATAAACCTAGCCCTTGTGGCTCAGGTGGCCCATGGCCTCCAAGAATTAAAAGACAAAATGGTCTTCGTAGGTGGTGCAGTAATCAGTCTCTATACCGATGACGCAGCCGCTGAAGAAATTCGCCCAACATCCGATATCGACATGACCATCAATTTAGCCAATTATGCCGAGTGGGCACAAATGCAAGAGCGACTAGCCGAATTAGAGTTTTATCCCGATCCAGAAGGACACGCTATATGTTCATACAAATACAAAGGCATTGCAATTGATATCATGCCCGCTGAGGATAGCAGTATAGGAGTTTCCAACAAATGGTATAAACCAGGGTTTAAATACCTCCAACAAACACAACTAGAGGACGGAACAGCCATTAACATGCTGCCTTCACCCTATTTTTTGGCAACCAAGCTCGAAGCTTTTAAAGACAGAGGACAAAATGATTTCTACGGCAGTCATGATTATGAAGACATCATCTACCTGCTAGACAACAGAACAACAATAGTAGAAGAAATCTTAGCCGCAGATGAAGATGTCCGCCAATACATAAAAGACGAATTAACCGCAATCAAAAACCATCCACAGGCGGATGAAATTCTGGCAATGCACATCCATCCATTAATCAGAGAAGAACGATTCAAAATGTTGATGGTAAAAATAGAAAGGATAACTGATAGCAACAACAACAATAATTTGATTGATTCTGAAAAAAATATTCTATCTTTTTCAGATGAAGAGGTGGTAAGTTTAAAAGATGCTATTAAATATTTTAGAGCAAGAGAAGGAAGCTTCTCAGGGGATGACCCTTTGTTAAAAGTACTCGAAAAACTTAATAATAAGAAATTAAGCTTAAATGTTTTTACAGAAGATGAAATTAAATTATTACTTAAAGTGATCAATGAAAACATTGAATTTATTCACAAATATGAAGGTTATAATGTTTTATCTCAAGAAGAATCGATTATTCGTAAACAACAAATTTTAGAGTCATTATATCAGTTAAGAAAAAAGGTAATAAAACCATAA
- a CDS encoding HEPN domain-containing protein: protein MSYLKEKSNLNLQVAAELIKQSIYAPSVHCSYFGCLQFLKHTLKVYRGDTFDKIEQECKNYGGGTHGWIIDSCLTEYRKLVDFESHKNLKRQLKDLRVFRISSDYFNIEIGDEEGEKSLKYSQNIIREIGKVLKK, encoded by the coding sequence GTGAGTTATTTAAAAGAAAAGTCGAATCTTAATTTACAAGTTGCTGCAGAATTAATAAAACAGTCAATTTATGCTCCGAGTGTACATTGTTCATACTTTGGTTGTTTACAATTTTTAAAGCATACACTAAAAGTATATAGAGGCGATACATTTGATAAAATTGAGCAAGAGTGCAAAAATTATGGCGGTGGAACCCATGGATGGATAATAGATTCATGCCTCACTGAATATAGAAAGCTAGTTGATTTTGAAAGTCATAAGAATTTGAAAAGACAACTAAAAGATTTAAGAGTCTTCAGAATATCATCTGACTATTTTAATATAGAAATTGGTGATGAAGAGGGTGAAAAATCCTTAAAATATAGCCAAAACATAATAAGAGAAATTGGTAAAGTATTAAAAAAATGA
- a CDS encoding protein-export chaperone SecB, giving the protein MALSQFQFLGYKILKSIIELDETISENSGLEIGFKTSGTVNKNDLTFDLNLSVIIKNSENTLNIEINSLGNFKFEPVDDIDDISNFFYLNASAILFPYIRAYIGTLTNLSGLKAINLPTLNLTNLAEDLKKNTIILN; this is encoded by the coding sequence ATGGCTTTATCTCAATTCCAATTCTTAGGGTATAAAATTTTGAAATCAATTATCGAGTTAGATGAAACGATTTCAGAAAATTCAGGTCTTGAAATAGGTTTCAAAACCTCTGGAACAGTCAATAAAAATGACTTAACCTTTGATCTTAATCTATCAGTAATAATTAAGAATTCTGAAAACACTCTTAACATTGAAATAAATTCATTAGGTAATTTTAAATTTGAACCTGTTGATGATATTGATGATATTAGTAATTTTTTCTATTTAAATGCGTCAGCAATACTTTTCCCATATATCAGGGCTTACATTGGCACTTTGACAAACTTATCAGGACTAAAGGCAATTAATCTTCCCACTTTAAATTTAACTAATTTAGCTGAAGACTTAAAGAAAAATACCATTATCCTTAATTAA
- a CDS encoding sensor histidine kinase yields the protein MDEKNIREELSNILVDDPTNYSRIMELSSKLASFDSDNVRFTVDASVIDRLGTELVARHETAVSELIKNSYDADAKSASINFVKVDRIGGTLVLDDDGNGMTRNELINGFMKISSTSKIHEPVSPNYKRKRAGKKGIGRFSTQRLGNKLTIITQTEESEFALRLHINWDNYKKDDDLIFITNKIEEIPKTKIKGTTLIIEQLREWWTDGMIKRVYRYAIDILQPFPLVEIKSDESNVTKDPGFQITCLKDNFPIANQESMFFKHAVAEIEGHVDENGNAYWDIKNSQIPNANTKNHQYFSKDDKIPNVKFEFLKDVKLKAYYYIFNSGLIPKQSESYIRSISEEYGGIRLYRNGFRVLPYGEPQNDWLGLDESVRKRKILAVHGNNNFFGFVEIGGQNQNFEELSSREGLFNNEAYEELITFAYKVIGAAVTRIASIRGIKVTTGQKNWDSKYSRNPKDTILNTADELDKIADELEAIDTDNSSEESSKNNDNNFNSGDENEKNGKNENEEPKSKERAEDFRKKAQQLRDAIESIDELNMIRVLAGLGLIIGEFTHEITNYLGAFDIDIKYILDNIDKSKEEYKRASRLKNTFDSFQVYTSYFDETISQNVNQELRPIEVRDVIKPFAKTISPDTERCNINLELDINGYELFTCKMHTSEWASILFNLYSNSKKAIKRANISNGKILIKAGKENDNIFVEFIDNGDGIPLENRDKIFNAFFTTSSPKGHKSSSTDDLTGTGLGLKIVKDIIESYNGEISLENAPDGFKTNFRIIIPIATKEEIEEYEI from the coding sequence ATGGACGAAAAAAATATAAGAGAGGAATTATCAAACATTTTAGTTGATGACCCAACTAATTACAGTCGGATAATGGAGTTATCTTCAAAATTAGCCAGTTTTGATAGTGACAATGTACGATTTACTGTTGATGCTAGTGTCATAGATAGATTAGGAACAGAATTAGTTGCAAGACATGAAACTGCAGTTTCAGAGTTAATCAAAAATTCATATGATGCTGATGCCAAATCCGCTTCAATTAATTTTGTAAAAGTTGATCGCATTGGTGGAACACTTGTATTAGACGATGATGGAAATGGAATGACCAGAAATGAATTAATTAATGGTTTTATGAAAATTTCCTCTACATCAAAAATACACGAGCCTGTATCGCCAAATTACAAAAGAAAAAGAGCTGGAAAAAAAGGGATTGGAAGATTTTCTACGCAAAGACTAGGAAATAAACTAACAATAATTACACAAACTGAGGAATCAGAATTTGCTCTCAGACTCCATATTAATTGGGACAATTATAAAAAGGATGATGACTTAATATTTATTACCAATAAAATAGAAGAAATTCCAAAAACAAAAATTAAAGGAACAACTCTTATAATTGAACAATTACGTGAATGGTGGACAGATGGGATGATTAAAAGAGTATATCGATATGCAATTGATATTCTTCAACCATTTCCGTTAGTAGAAATAAAGTCTGATGAAAGTAATGTAACAAAAGATCCTGGTTTTCAAATTACTTGTTTAAAAGATAATTTTCCTATTGCGAATCAAGAATCAATGTTTTTTAAACATGCAGTTGCAGAAATTGAAGGTCACGTTGATGAAAATGGCAATGCATATTGGGATATTAAAAACAGTCAAATTCCAAACGCCAATACAAAAAATCATCAATACTTTAGTAAAGATGATAAAATACCAAATGTAAAGTTTGAGTTTTTAAAAGACGTTAAATTAAAGGCCTATTATTATATTTTTAATTCTGGACTCATTCCAAAACAAAGCGAAAGCTATATTAGAAGTATTTCTGAAGAATATGGCGGAATTAGGCTATACAGAAATGGTTTTAGAGTCTTGCCATATGGAGAACCTCAAAATGACTGGCTAGGTTTAGACGAATCTGTTAGAAAAAGAAAAATACTTGCTGTACATGGGAATAATAACTTTTTTGGATTTGTTGAAATTGGAGGTCAAAACCAAAATTTTGAAGAGCTGTCAAGTAGAGAAGGGCTTTTTAATAATGAAGCATACGAAGAACTTATAACTTTTGCTTATAAAGTTATCGGTGCAGCAGTTACTAGAATTGCATCAATCAGAGGTATTAAAGTTACTACAGGTCAAAAAAATTGGGACTCTAAATATTCAAGAAACCCTAAAGATACCATTTTAAATACTGCAGATGAATTAGATAAAATAGCAGATGAATTAGAAGCTATTGACACAGATAACTCTTCAGAAGAATCAAGCAAAAACAATGATAATAATTTTAATTCCGGAGATGAAAATGAAAAAAATGGGAAAAATGAAAATGAAGAACCTAAATCAAAAGAGAGAGCTGAGGATTTTAGAAAGAAGGCTCAGCAATTAAGAGATGCAATTGAAAGTATTGATGAACTTAATATGATTAGAGTTCTAGCTGGCCTTGGTTTAATTATAGGCGAATTTACACATGAAATAACAAATTACTTAGGTGCTTTTGATATTGATATAAAATATATTTTAGATAATATCGATAAATCTAAAGAAGAGTATAAAAGAGCAAGTCGATTAAAAAATACTTTTGATTCTTTTCAGGTCTATACTTCATATTTTGATGAAACAATTTCTCAAAATGTAAATCAAGAGCTAAGACCTATTGAAGTTAGAGATGTAATAAAACCATTTGCAAAAACTATTAGTCCAGATACAGAAAGATGTAATATTAATTTAGAACTTGATATTAATGGGTATGAATTGTTTACTTGCAAAATGCATACATCTGAATGGGCTTCAATATTATTTAATTTATATAGTAATTCCAAAAAAGCAATTAAACGAGCTAATATATCAAATGGTAAGATATTAATAAAAGCTGGAAAAGAGAATGATAATATTTTTGTTGAATTTATAGATAATGGAGATGGTATTCCATTAGAAAATAGAGATAAAATTTTTAATGCTTTTTTCACAACATCTAGCCCAAAAGGACATAAATCTTCATCTACTGATGATTTAACTGGTACAGGTCTAGGTCTTAAAATTGTTAAAGATATTATTGAAAGTTATAATGGTGAAATTTCATTAGAAAATGCACCAGATGGATTTAAAACCAATTTTAGAATAATAATTCCAATTGCAACAAAAGAAGAAATTGAAGAATATGAAATATAA